In a genomic window of Pedobacter sp. KBS0701:
- a CDS encoding SusC/RagA family TonB-linked outer membrane protein: MRNILLRTTGFLCLVLLSSPQLFAKINSENKNFNRYYFQQDTTKKQDTTKKVPVAKPADSVKVPPNPLGGSRPVTSPAPAPTTTAPATPASTAPATSAGQKTITGIVVDEQKIGLPGVGIKIQGKTGGAVTQENGKFSITVTAPTDVLVFSYIGYQSKSVPAGNGDAPLTINLTPSGAQNLSDVVVVGYGTMKSKEVTSAVAHVDTAQFRQSGARSPLDLIQGKVAGLNITRAGSSNPNSSPSVQLRGVVSVAGSASPLYVIDGIPGGNPDLLQQDDILSVDVLKDGSGAAIYGTSANAGVILITTKKGKPGPPTFNYSSYIRKEFVQNRLDFLSAEEFRAKINSGEINARDYGASEDLYGALINKGNLSQNHNLALSGGTDKTSYRASLNYRDLQGIALENGRKEYTGRLNINQKGFDDKLNIQLNLATNINNANLLSNGVTSDFFNNELNRSGWEEELGKNPTKPIYNPDGSYYYDNQSTNQYARLFNNTSYRKQQTTSADLKADFDITKGLKASVFGSMQRNSYLDGGYATLASEDSFENSDYPSGGYAFKNNFLSQAYAFEPTLQYNTVVADKHSFTALAGYSYRYNIEEGARMSTRGFLNDQFNEDNMEVGQALADGKASMGSYKNDNTLIAFFGRVNYAFDNKYLVQLILRREGSSRFGDNNKWGNFPAVSLGWNVTEEKFMENVKWVNYLKLRAGYGVTGNSGFANNASRVTLGPGGKYLYPDGSYRETYGPTRNPNPFLKWESKRETNIGADFTLFNSKLTGSLDLFDRTTKDLLDLYTTPQPPYIQNQIYANVGNISSRGIELALSYQAIKTKDFTFSMDFTGSTIKNTLNSYSNDVFAVKFKTFGGIGGAGDLGDAITTYEGEEVGIFYGKRFAGFDANGKWLFYNRNGQAVRNDQINNSKDKNLTDLAPLGNAIPKYYASYTANFTYKNFDFRVFLRGKFDYKILNTTALTYGNPFVTGSNYLRDAFGKYSEINDTFMYSDYYLENGTNVKIDEVTLGYNFKLKTKFIRNLRVYATGQNLATITGYSGNDPDFVQDTGLGPGIDSRGAYPSTRSFLFGVNVGF, encoded by the coding sequence ATGAGAAACATTTTACTCAGGACGACAGGATTCCTATGCCTTGTCCTACTTTCAAGCCCCCAGTTGTTTGCGAAAATTAATAGCGAAAACAAGAATTTTAACCGCTACTATTTTCAGCAGGATACAACTAAAAAACAAGACACAACAAAAAAAGTCCCGGTGGCCAAACCTGCTGATTCGGTAAAAGTACCGCCAAACCCGCTGGGTGGCTCGCGCCCTGTTACTTCCCCGGCACCAGCCCCAACAACAACAGCGCCTGCCACACCAGCAAGCACCGCCCCAGCAACATCAGCAGGTCAAAAAACAATTACCGGTATCGTTGTAGACGAGCAGAAAATCGGTTTACCTGGCGTTGGAATTAAAATCCAAGGTAAAACCGGAGGTGCCGTTACGCAGGAAAACGGTAAATTCAGTATAACTGTTACAGCGCCAACTGATGTACTTGTTTTCAGCTATATCGGCTATCAATCTAAATCTGTTCCGGCAGGGAATGGCGACGCCCCATTAACCATCAATCTTACACCATCTGGTGCTCAGAATTTAAGTGATGTTGTTGTGGTTGGCTATGGTACGATGAAATCTAAAGAAGTTACTTCGGCAGTAGCCCACGTAGATACTGCCCAGTTTAGGCAGAGTGGTGCCCGGAGCCCGCTTGATTTGATACAAGGTAAAGTGGCAGGTTTGAACATCACCCGGGCGGGGAGTTCGAACCCAAACTCAAGTCCAAGTGTGCAGCTGCGTGGTGTGGTTTCGGTTGCAGGTAGTGCCAGTCCGCTTTATGTAATTGACGGGATTCCGGGTGGGAACCCGGATTTGCTTCAACAGGATGATATTTTATCGGTTGATGTATTAAAAGATGGATCTGGAGCAGCCATTTATGGTACAAGCGCAAACGCGGGTGTAATTTTGATCACCACAAAAAAAGGCAAACCCGGGCCGCCAACCTTTAATTACTCGAGTTACATTCGTAAAGAATTTGTTCAAAACAGATTAGATTTTTTATCAGCGGAAGAATTTAGGGCAAAAATCAATTCGGGAGAGATTAATGCCCGTGATTACGGTGCAAGTGAAGATTTATATGGTGCATTGATTAACAAGGGTAATTTGTCGCAAAATCATAATCTTGCATTATCAGGTGGTACCGATAAAACGAGCTATCGTGCAAGTTTAAACTACCGCGATTTACAGGGTATTGCTTTAGAAAACGGAAGGAAAGAATATACAGGTAGATTGAATATCAATCAAAAAGGCTTTGATGATAAATTGAACATTCAACTAAATTTAGCTACAAATATTAATAATGCGAATCTGCTATCTAATGGAGTAACATCAGATTTTTTCAATAATGAGTTAAACAGAAGTGGTTGGGAAGAAGAGTTGGGTAAAAATCCGACTAAGCCAATTTATAATCCAGATGGTTCATATTATTACGATAATCAAAGTACAAACCAATATGCCAGATTATTTAATAATACCAGTTACCGCAAGCAGCAAACAACATCGGCAGATTTAAAAGCTGATTTTGACATTACCAAAGGATTAAAAGCAAGTGTTTTCGGATCTATGCAGCGTAACAGTTATTTAGATGGTGGATATGCAACCTTGGCAAGTGAAGATTCTTTTGAGAATAGTGATTACCCTAGCGGCGGTTATGCTTTCAAAAATAATTTCCTTTCTCAGGCCTATGCCTTTGAACCTACTTTACAATACAATACGGTTGTCGCAGATAAACATTCTTTTACTGCATTGGCAGGTTACAGCTATCGTTACAATATAGAGGAGGGTGCCAGAATGAGTACCCGTGGTTTTCTGAACGATCAGTTCAATGAAGATAACATGGAAGTTGGACAGGCATTAGCCGACGGAAAAGCATCAATGGGCAGTTATAAAAACGATAACACGCTAATTGCATTTTTCGGAAGGGTTAACTATGCATTTGATAATAAGTATTTGGTGCAATTAATTTTAAGGCGTGAAGGTTCTTCCCGTTTCGGTGATAATAACAAATGGGGAAATTTCCCAGCAGTATCATTAGGTTGGAATGTTACCGAAGAAAAATTCATGGAAAACGTAAAGTGGGTTAATTATTTGAAATTAAGAGCAGGTTACGGTGTAACGGGTAACTCTGGTTTTGCAAATAACGCATCAAGGGTAACACTCGGTCCGGGTGGAAAATATTTATATCCTGATGGCAGTTACCGCGAAACTTATGGGCCAACACGTAACCCAAATCCATTTTTGAAATGGGAATCGAAACGTGAAACCAACATCGGTGCCGATTTTACATTGTTCAATAGCAAGTTAACAGGTTCATTGGATTTGTTTGATAGAACAACTAAGGATTTGTTAGATCTTTACACTACGCCTCAACCGCCATATATTCAAAACCAGATCTATGCAAACGTAGGTAATATTTCTTCAAGAGGTATTGAACTTGCTTTAAGTTATCAGGCAATTAAAACCAAGGATTTTACTTTTAGTATGGATTTTACAGGAAGTACCATTAAAAACACTTTGAATTCTTACTCGAATGATGTTTTTGCTGTGAAGTTTAAAACATTTGGTGGTATTGGTGGTGCAGGAGATTTAGGTGATGCCATTACCACCTACGAAGGAGAAGAGGTAGGTATATTTTATGGGAAGCGTTTCGCCGGTTTTGATGCTAATGGAAAATGGCTTTTCTATAATAGAAACGGACAAGCCGTACGTAATGATCAGATCAACAACTCTAAAGATAAAAACCTAACAGATCTTGCTCCCCTGGGAAATGCAATACCTAAATATTACGCTTCATATACAGCGAATTTTACTTATAAAAACTTTGATTTTAGGGTTTTCCTCAGAGGTAAGTTTGACTATAAAATTTTAAATACTACCGCATTAACATACGGAAACCCTTTTGTTACGGGCTCTAACTATTTAAGAGATGCTTTTGGGAAGTATAGTGAAATCAACGATACTTTTATGTATTCAGACTATTACCTGGAAAACGGAACCAATGTTAAAATTGATGAGGTGACTTTAGGTTATAACTTTAAGTTAAAAACGAAGTTCATCCGTAATCTGCGGGTATACGCTACAGGCCAAAATTTAGCTACAATAACCGGTTACTCAGGTAATGATCCTGATTTTGTACAAGATACTGGCTTAGGTCCGGGTATTGATAGCCGTGGTGCTTATCCAAGTACAAGATCATTCCTTTTTGGTGTTAACGTAGGCTTCTAA
- the lpxB gene encoding lipid-A-disaccharide synthase, which produces MKYYLVAGEASGDLHGANLMKALKAEDGGAVFRYFGGDKMQAEGGELVKHYADMAFMGFTEVILNLRTIFRNLKACKEDIIKWKPDVLILIDFPGFNLKIAEFAKANGIKVCYYISPKVWAWNQKRVLKIKKVVDDMFCILPFEVDFYKEWGMQVDYVGNPLLDEIAQFTPDLNFRRSHQLGNEKIIALLPGSRKQEIERLLPVMLSITENHPDYIFAIAAAPTFTESYYRQFTGDKKVHLLFNNTYNLLYHAHAAIVASGTATLETALFKVPQVVIYKGGTISIAIARMLVKIKFISLVNLIVNKKIVTELIQEDCNPQKVNEELKIILTGEGRNEMLKHYDELLLLMGKPGASAKTARLIVEKLKG; this is translated from the coding sequence ATGAAATACTACCTCGTAGCCGGAGAAGCCTCAGGCGATTTACATGGCGCCAACTTAATGAAAGCCTTAAAAGCCGAAGATGGCGGAGCGGTATTCAGGTATTTCGGGGGGGATAAAATGCAGGCCGAAGGTGGCGAGTTGGTTAAACACTATGCTGATATGGCATTTATGGGTTTTACCGAGGTAATTTTAAACTTACGCACCATCTTCAGAAACCTCAAAGCATGTAAAGAAGATATTATAAAATGGAAGCCTGATGTTTTGATTTTGATCGATTTTCCTGGTTTTAACTTAAAAATTGCTGAATTTGCAAAGGCCAATGGCATAAAAGTGTGTTATTATATCTCACCCAAAGTTTGGGCCTGGAACCAGAAACGGGTGCTGAAAATCAAAAAGGTTGTGGATGATATGTTCTGCATCCTGCCTTTCGAGGTAGATTTCTATAAAGAATGGGGCATGCAGGTAGATTATGTGGGCAATCCATTATTAGATGAGATTGCGCAGTTTACACCAGACTTAAATTTCCGCAGAAGCCATCAATTAGGAAATGAAAAAATTATTGCCTTGTTACCAGGTAGCCGTAAGCAGGAAATAGAACGTTTACTCCCGGTGATGTTAAGCATTACCGAAAATCATCCCGATTATATTTTTGCCATTGCTGCTGCACCAACCTTTACCGAAAGTTATTATCGCCAGTTTACGGGAGACAAAAAAGTTCATCTTCTTTTTAACAATACCTATAATTTATTGTACCATGCCCATGCTGCAATTGTAGCTTCAGGAACAGCTACATTAGAAACTGCTTTGTTTAAAGTACCACAGGTAGTGATTTATAAAGGAGGCACAATTTCAATTGCCATCGCACGGATGTTGGTGAAAATTAAGTTCATCTCGTTAGTTAACCTGATCGTGAACAAAAAGATTGTAACCGAACTTATCCAGGAAGATTGTAACCCCCAAAAGGTAAACGAAGAACTCAAAATTATCTTAACAGGCGAGGGCAGGAACGAGATGTTAAAACATTACGACGAACTGCTATTACTTATGGGCAAACCAGGCGCTTCGGCAAAAACAGCCAGATTGATTGTAGAAAAGCTAAAAGGATAA
- a CDS encoding stationary phase survival protein SurE: MIDQLKRLNNSVWIGLGIGLLVPSIFCSIAWYIIHHVASLAKADLLYIGGIAINAYTMQYFFKYNKENIGRGILAATFLCAFIFFAYKVF; the protein is encoded by the coding sequence ATGATTGATCAGTTAAAAAGATTAAATAATTCGGTGTGGATAGGTTTGGGCATTGGTTTGCTTGTACCATCAATATTTTGTTCAATTGCCTGGTACATTATTCACCATGTGGCTTCCCTTGCTAAAGCTGATCTGTTATATATTGGTGGCATTGCCATAAATGCTTATACCATGCAATACTTTTTTAAATACAACAAAGAAAATATTGGTAGAGGTATTTTAGCGGCAACGTTTTTGTGTGCTTTTATATTCTTTGCATATAAAGTTTTTTAA
- the surE gene encoding 5'/3'-nucleotidase SurE, whose translation MTKQGTKPNILVVNDDGITATGIKNLMEVMQELGNVVVVAPDRPQSGMGHAITIGKPIRFDKVDLYAGVEMYKCSGTPVDCVKIAVNKIFKGKKPDLCVSGINHGLNNSINVLYSGTMSAAVEGAIERIPSIGFSLDDFAADADFSCTKKYIKNICEQVLANGLPEGTLLNVNFPKGDKLKGVKICRQANAKWMEEFDERTDPYKRPYYWLTGVFENFDKGEDTDVWALEHNYVSIVPVQFDLTAHHAIQALNSWDFIGNSDSKAAGTKVSAPDGINLG comes from the coding sequence ATGACAAAGCAGGGCACAAAACCAAATATTTTAGTGGTAAATGATGATGGGATTACCGCTACAGGTATAAAGAATTTAATGGAGGTAATGCAGGAGCTGGGCAACGTGGTGGTAGTGGCACCAGATAGACCTCAAAGTGGAATGGGCCATGCCATTACCATTGGCAAACCGATCCGTTTTGATAAGGTTGATCTTTATGCAGGCGTAGAAATGTATAAATGCAGCGGTACGCCGGTTGATTGCGTTAAAATAGCGGTAAATAAGATTTTTAAAGGTAAAAAACCTGATTTATGTGTATCAGGAATTAACCATGGACTAAATAATTCGATTAATGTGCTGTACTCGGGCACCATGTCTGCTGCAGTAGAAGGTGCGATAGAAAGAATTCCATCTATTGGTTTCTCTCTCGATGATTTTGCTGCCGATGCCGATTTCAGTTGTACTAAAAAATACATTAAAAATATCTGTGAGCAGGTTTTAGCGAATGGTTTACCCGAAGGCACGCTTTTAAATGTGAATTTCCCGAAAGGTGACAAGCTAAAAGGGGTTAAGATTTGCCGCCAGGCCAATGCCAAGTGGATGGAAGAATTTGATGAGCGGACAGATCCTTACAAACGCCCATATTATTGGCTTACGGGTGTTTTTGAAAATTTCGATAAAGGAGAAGACACAGACGTTTGGGCATTGGAGCACAACTATGTTTCTATTGTTCCTGTTCAGTTTGATTTAACGGCGCATCATGCTATACAAGCCCTTAACAGCTGGGATTTCATAGGTAATAGCGATTCAAAAGCTGCGGGTACCAAAGTTTCAGCGCCCGATGGCATTAATTTAGGTTAA
- a CDS encoding pitrilysin family protein: MKFKLFTLACFLITGSLAKAQTTYQWKTGTSGGYTYKYVTNDPTKTRFYTLKNGLTVILSQNNKEPNITYKMAVRAGSNTDPRTNTGLAHYLEHLLFKGTDKFGTLNYAKEKPLLDKIEALYETYIKTTDPAKRKEIYKEIDKTSGEASNYSIANEYDKMMKSIGSNSTNAHTAVEETVYEEDLPSNAIDKFLAVQAERFRAPVFRIFHTELEAVYEEKNIGMDNDGRKMYEKMLYALFPTHNYGQQTTIGTIEHLKNPSLVEIRKYYNKYYVPNNMALIMSGDINYDDLIKKIDKDFAYMVPKPFALYNPAPEKPLTQVQTVDIYGPSAENLYIAYRGFAQNTHQSLLLDLIGSILSNGKAGLMDININQQQKMLRAGAGYNSMKDYGIFILSGSPKAGQSLEEAQKLLLEQVELLKKGEFDESLIKATVANIKLAELQSFDNNDVRADFAMNAFIQNRGTEWDKTLASTDAMAKVTKKEIVDFANKFFINNYAAILKHKGEDKGIAKVEKPIITAVKTNANEVSPFTKNIIDAPVKPIAPKFLDYTKDLNFGKAGIADVIAIQNTENGIFRMGYRFDMGSYNYKLLPYATQYLSFLSTDKYSAEDINKAFYNIACSYSINVGTDVTTVSITGLQENFDKAVALLEDVLAHCKPNEKALEDLKGRLLKSRDNAKLNKSSILSGLMSYAQYGADNPFNYGLTNDEIKNMKSADLIYILHNLTNYKHTITYYGPKTLAAFSADIVKAHPLAKEFTDAAPVKKFVYTKTDSNKVYFADYDMVQAEIRWVRNGGLYDPANAAKIALFNNYFGGGMGSVVFQTIRESKALAYSTFAVYSSPNTKEKENTIVAYVGTQADKMNEAVAGMNELLTTLPESDKSFALSKSNSLNGLETSRVTKDGIIYNYLADKKLGFDHDSRIDEYANLKPLTFADIKSFHQNNLSGKPYSYCIVASEKKINMTDLAKFGPVTKLSLEQIFGY; this comes from the coding sequence ATGAAATTTAAACTATTTACTTTGGCTTGTTTTCTAATTACAGGTTCTTTAGCGAAGGCGCAAACAACCTACCAATGGAAAACAGGAACTTCTGGTGGCTATACCTACAAGTACGTGACCAACGATCCAACCAAAACACGTTTTTATACGTTAAAAAACGGTTTGACTGTAATTTTATCTCAAAACAACAAAGAGCCCAATATTACTTACAAAATGGCAGTAAGAGCGGGCAGTAATACCGATCCTCGTACCAATACCGGTTTGGCGCATTATTTAGAACACCTTTTATTTAAAGGAACAGATAAATTCGGAACACTAAATTATGCTAAAGAGAAACCACTTTTAGACAAGATCGAAGCACTTTACGAAACGTACATCAAAACTACCGATCCGGCTAAACGTAAGGAGATTTATAAAGAAATAGACAAAACATCGGGCGAAGCTTCTAATTATTCTATCGCAAACGAATACGATAAAATGATGAAATCAATCGGAAGTAACTCTACCAATGCGCATACCGCGGTAGAAGAAACCGTTTACGAAGAAGACCTTCCATCAAATGCTATTGATAAATTCCTGGCTGTGCAGGCTGAGCGTTTCCGCGCTCCTGTTTTCCGCATCTTCCATACAGAATTAGAAGCTGTTTACGAAGAAAAAAACATCGGCATGGATAACGATGGTCGTAAAATGTATGAGAAAATGCTGTATGCATTGTTTCCAACACATAACTACGGACAGCAGACCACCATTGGTACAATTGAACATTTAAAAAATCCATCATTAGTCGAAATCAGAAAATATTACAACAAATATTATGTGCCTAACAATATGGCCTTAATTATGAGTGGTGATATTAATTATGATGATTTAATTAAAAAAATCGACAAAGATTTTGCTTATATGGTTCCTAAACCATTTGCACTTTACAATCCTGCGCCAGAAAAGCCATTAACCCAGGTTCAAACGGTTGATATTTACGGTCCAAGTGCCGAAAATTTATATATTGCTTACAGGGGCTTTGCCCAAAATACCCACCAAAGTTTACTTTTAGATTTAATCGGGAGCATTTTATCTAATGGCAAAGCAGGTTTAATGGACATCAACATTAACCAACAACAAAAGATGTTGCGTGCAGGTGCGGGTTATAACTCGATGAAAGATTACGGAATCTTCATTTTATCTGGTTCTCCGAAAGCCGGACAAAGTTTAGAAGAGGCCCAAAAATTATTATTAGAGCAGGTAGAATTGCTTAAAAAAGGCGAGTTCGACGAAAGCCTGATTAAAGCAACCGTGGCCAACATTAAATTGGCAGAACTGCAAAGTTTTGACAATAACGACGTTCGCGCAGATTTTGCCATGAATGCCTTTATCCAAAACCGCGGCACAGAATGGGATAAAACCCTGGCATCAACCGATGCAATGGCTAAAGTAACCAAAAAGGAAATTGTAGATTTTGCCAACAAGTTTTTCATTAATAACTATGCTGCTATCTTAAAACATAAGGGCGAAGACAAAGGCATTGCTAAAGTAGAAAAACCTATCATTACAGCGGTAAAAACCAATGCTAATGAAGTTTCGCCATTTACCAAAAACATTATTGATGCTCCTGTAAAACCTATCGCACCTAAGTTTTTAGATTATACCAAAGACCTTAATTTTGGTAAAGCAGGTATTGCCGATGTAATTGCGATACAAAATACCGAAAATGGCATTTTCCGCATGGGTTACCGTTTTGATATGGGTTCTTATAACTACAAATTGCTGCCTTATGCTACGCAATACCTATCTTTCCTAAGTACTGATAAATATTCTGCAGAAGATATTAATAAAGCATTTTATAATATTGCCTGTAGCTATAGCATCAATGTAGGTACTGATGTAACTACCGTTTCCATCACCGGTTTACAAGAGAATTTTGATAAGGCGGTGGCTTTACTTGAAGATGTTTTAGCACATTGCAAACCAAACGAAAAAGCTTTAGAAGATTTAAAAGGCCGGTTGTTAAAATCAAGAGATAATGCAAAATTAAATAAATCGTCAATTCTGAGTGGTTTAATGAGTTATGCACAGTATGGTGCAGATAATCCTTTTAATTACGGATTAACCAATGACGAGATCAAAAACATGAAATCGGCAGATTTGATCTACATTTTACATAACCTTACCAATTACAAACACACCATTACTTATTACGGACCTAAAACATTGGCTGCATTTTCTGCTGATATTGTAAAGGCACATCCACTGGCAAAAGAATTTACTGATGCTGCGCCGGTTAAGAAATTTGTATATACCAAAACCGATTCGAACAAAGTATACTTTGCCGATTATGATATGGTACAGGCCGAAATCCGTTGGGTACGCAATGGTGGATTGTACGATCCGGCTAATGCTGCAAAAATTGCTTTATTTAACAATTATTTTGGCGGTGGCATGGGCTCGGTTGTATTCCAAACCATCCGCGAATCTAAAGCCTTGGCTTATTCTACCTTTGCCGTATATTCTTCTCCAAATACTAAAGAGAAAGAGAATACAATTGTTGCTTATGTAGGTACACAGGCCGACAAAATGAACGAGGCAGTTGCCGGTATGAATGAGTTATTAACCACCTTGCCTGAGTCCGACAAATCATTCGCACTTTCTAAGTCCAACTCATTAAATGGTTTAGAAACCAGCCGCGTTACTAAAGACGGTATCATTTACAATTACCTTGCCGATAAAAAATTAGGTTTTGATCACGATTCAAGAATTGATGAATACGCAAACCTGAAACCACTTACTTTTGCTGATATAAAATCGTTCCATCAGAACAATCTTTCGGGCAAGCCATACAGCTATTGTATTGTTGCTTCAGAGAAAAAAATCAACATGACTGATTTAGCAAAATTTGGCCCGGTAACTAAATTAAGCCTGGAGCAGATTTTTGGATACTAA
- a CDS encoding glycoside hydrolase family 130 protein has protein sequence MPDIARRFPENPILCPKDLSASRAGLEIVCLLNPGVFTFGGKTWLLIRVAERPEQTRGIISFPVLKDNGIEIIAIAENHPDLDTGDPRVINYKGADYLTTLSHLRLVCSDDGIKFYQPAGYPLLQGEGEDETFGIEDCRVSLIDKTYYLTFTSVSAHGVGVGLRTTKDWKIFEKHGMIIPPHNKDCAIFEECINGKFYALHRPSSVALGGNYIWLAESPDGIHWGKHKCIVKTRPNYWDSARVGAGAAPIKTAAGWLEIYHGANGKHQYCLGAFLMDLNDPSKVLTRTEEPIMVPTADYELHGFFGEVVFTNGHIVNGDELTIYYGAADEFVCGAKFSVKAILSTLMYF, from the coding sequence ATGCCCGATATCGCAAGAAGATTTCCCGAAAACCCAATTTTATGTCCAAAAGATCTAAGTGCCAGTAGGGCAGGACTGGAAATCGTTTGTCTTTTAAATCCGGGGGTTTTTACATTCGGTGGTAAAACATGGCTGCTTATACGGGTTGCCGAAAGACCTGAGCAAACCAGAGGTATTATTTCTTTCCCTGTATTGAAAGATAATGGAATTGAAATTATAGCCATAGCAGAAAATCATCCCGATTTGGATACTGGCGATCCGAGGGTGATCAATTATAAAGGTGCTGATTATTTGACCACTTTGTCTCATTTAAGATTGGTTTGCAGTGATGATGGTATAAAATTTTATCAGCCAGCTGGTTATCCTTTATTACAGGGTGAGGGAGAAGATGAAACATTTGGCATTGAAGATTGCCGTGTATCCTTAATCGATAAAACTTACTATTTAACCTTTACTTCAGTATCTGCCCATGGGGTTGGGGTTGGATTAAGAACAACAAAAGATTGGAAGATCTTTGAGAAACACGGAATGATTATCCCACCCCATAATAAAGACTGCGCCATATTTGAAGAATGCATTAACGGTAAATTTTATGCTTTGCACCGTCCTAGTAGTGTGGCGCTGGGTGGTAATTATATCTGGCTGGCCGAATCTCCCGATGGAATCCATTGGGGCAAACACAAGTGTATTGTTAAAACGAGACCTAACTACTGGGATAGTGCCCGTGTGGGCGCCGGTGCAGCACCCATAAAAACCGCAGCAGGTTGGCTCGAAATCTATCACGGTGCAAACGGAAAACATCAATATTGTTTAGGCGCCTTTCTCATGGATTTAAATGATCCATCGAAAGTACTGACCAGAACCGAAGAACCGATTATGGTGCCAACAGCAGATTACGAACTGCATGGTTTCTTTGGTGAAGTGGTATTTACAAACGGCCACATTGTTAACGGAGATGAATTAACGATTTACTATGGCGCCGCTGATGAATTTGTTTGCGGGGCTAAATTTTCGGTGAAGGCGATTTTAAGTACATTGATGTATTTTTAA
- a CDS encoding CsbD family protein, with product MDKLELKGKWNEIKGKVKQAYADLTDDDLKHEEGQDDELLGKLQQKTGKGRDELVKWINSL from the coding sequence ATGGATAAGTTAGAATTAAAAGGAAAGTGGAATGAAATAAAAGGAAAGGTTAAACAAGCTTATGCTGATTTAACAGACGATGATTTAAAGCACGAGGAAGGTCAGGATGATGAATTGCTGGGGAAATTGCAACAAAAAACTGGCAAAGGAAGAGATGAACTCGTGAAATGGATTAACTCATTATAG